In one Pseudomonas sp. SG20056 genomic region, the following are encoded:
- a CDS encoding alpha/beta hydrolase produces the protein MNDFVVSARRVKQAAFDAEPGPSHMLLVPADASEPIPKHGRMGENWVKAWVQQLLAEAIWGTDERTGAERGDILVYVHGYNNSAPEVLKRHRQLQSDLKALGWKGVVVSFDWPSDNKTVGYLEDRHDAKLSAMQLVTDLIALLAAKQTPDCAVNTHILAHSMGTYVVREAFDDADDARLENNSWMISQLCFIGSDVSASSLSQGHASSDSLYRHCTRLTNYFSFGDSVLKLSNVKRAGVAPRAGRVGLPDNAPDSTADVDCTAYHQLLLSDKAMQARDQPQGFLGSEDHSWYIGNRVFTRDLFETLKGDLDRSIIAARGRIPGSRRLSLVGK, from the coding sequence ATGAACGACTTTGTAGTCAGCGCCCGCCGTGTCAAACAAGCTGCGTTCGATGCCGAACCCGGCCCCTCACATATGCTGCTGGTGCCTGCGGATGCCAGCGAACCCATCCCCAAACACGGACGCATGGGTGAAAACTGGGTCAAGGCCTGGGTGCAACAGTTACTGGCCGAGGCCATCTGGGGCACGGATGAGCGTACAGGCGCCGAGCGCGGCGACATCCTGGTCTACGTGCATGGCTACAACAACAGCGCCCCTGAAGTACTCAAGCGCCATCGCCAGTTGCAGAGCGACCTCAAGGCCCTGGGTTGGAAAGGCGTTGTGGTGTCGTTCGACTGGCCCAGCGACAACAAGACCGTCGGTTACCTGGAAGACCGCCACGACGCCAAGCTCAGCGCGATGCAGCTGGTTACCGACCTAATTGCCCTGCTGGCCGCCAAGCAGACCCCGGATTGCGCAGTAAACACGCACATTCTTGCCCACTCCATGGGCACCTATGTGGTGCGCGAAGCCTTCGATGACGCCGACGATGCACGGCTGGAAAACAACAGCTGGATGATCAGCCAGCTGTGCTTTATCGGCTCCGATGTCTCGGCCTCATCGTTGAGCCAGGGCCATGCCAGCAGCGACTCGCTTTACCGCCACTGCACGCGCCTGACCAACTACTTCAGCTTTGGCGACAGCGTGCTGAAACTCTCCAACGTCAAACGCGCCGGCGTGGCACCACGCGCAGGCCGGGTGGGCTTGCCGGACAACGCACCGGACTCGACAGCCGATGTCGACTGCACCGCTTACCATCAGCTGCTGCTCAGCGATAAAGCCATGCAGGCCCGCGATCAGCCACAGGGCTTTCTCGGCAGCGAAGACCACTCCTGGTACATCGGCAACCGCGTGTTCACCCGCGACCTGTTCGAAACCCTCAAGGGCGATCTGGATCGCAGCATCATTGCCGCGCGCGGCCGGATACCAGGCAGCAGACGTTTAAGCCTGGTGGGCAAATAG
- a CDS encoding MFS transporter, producing the protein MPAANSSAHLMRGTPAYRRATLALFCAGFATFALLYCVQPLLPLLAAHFSVSAAGSSLALSLTTLSLAICLLVSGALAESWGRKPVMAAALGLASLLGIACALVDSWDHLLWLRALLGLALSGLPALAMAYVGEEFDPAALPAAMGLYIGGTALGGLLGRLLAGLLSDLGGWPLALAGIAGMGLLALGLFVWLLPPSRHFTAQSLSLRGLLRNFAMHLGNGELRRLFLLAFLLMGGFVALFNYVGFRLAAAPFNLSSSLIGLLFTVYLLGIVSAGWAGRLVPRLGARQVLLGGIGIMLLGVALCATPWLSAAVAGLALFTLGFFAAHAVASGQVGQRANGAKAQASALYLCAYYLGSSVIGYAAGYIWEHAGWLPMLAVLAALFVAAGVSARKL; encoded by the coding sequence ATGCCTGCTGCCAATTCCTCAGCGCACCTGATGCGCGGTACTCCCGCCTACCGGCGTGCAACCCTGGCGCTGTTCTGCGCCGGGTTTGCCACCTTTGCCTTGCTCTACTGCGTGCAGCCGCTGTTGCCGCTGCTGGCCGCGCATTTTTCCGTATCGGCGGCAGGCAGCAGCCTGGCGTTATCGCTGACCACCCTGAGCCTGGCCATCTGCCTGCTGGTATCCGGCGCGCTGGCCGAGAGCTGGGGGCGCAAGCCGGTGATGGCGGCGGCGCTGGGCCTGGCGTCGTTGCTGGGGATTGCCTGCGCGCTGGTGGATAGCTGGGATCATCTGCTCTGGCTGCGCGCCTTGCTTGGCCTGGCGCTGAGTGGATTGCCGGCGCTGGCCATGGCCTATGTCGGCGAGGAGTTCGACCCCGCGGCGCTGCCGGCGGCGATGGGGCTGTATATCGGCGGCACTGCTTTAGGTGGCTTGCTTGGGCGGCTGCTAGCCGGTTTGCTCAGTGATCTAGGCGGTTGGCCGCTGGCTTTGGCCGGGATTGCCGGCATGGGCTTGCTGGCGCTGGGGCTGTTTGTCTGGCTGCTGCCGCCGTCGCGGCATTTCACCGCGCAGTCGCTGTCGCTGCGCGGCCTGCTGCGCAACTTTGCGATGCACCTGGGCAACGGTGAGTTGCGTCGCCTGTTTCTCCTGGCGTTTCTGTTGATGGGCGGCTTTGTCGCGCTGTTCAACTACGTTGGCTTTCGCCTGGCGGCGGCGCCGTTCAACCTGTCGTCCAGTCTGATCGGCCTGCTGTTTACGGTGTATCTGCTGGGTATCGTCAGCGCCGGTTGGGCAGGGCGATTGGTGCCACGTTTGGGCGCGCGCCAGGTTCTGCTCGGTGGTATTGGCATCATGCTGCTGGGTGTGGCGCTGTGTGCCACGCCATGGCTAAGCGCGGCGGTGGCGGGTTTGGCCTTGTTCACCCTGGGTTTCTTTGCTGCTCATGCGGTGGCCAGCGGCCAGGTTGGGCAACGCGCGAACGGTGCTAAGGCGCAGGCATCTGCGTTGTACCTGTGCGCCTATTACCTGGGCTCCAGCGTGATTGGCTACGCCGCCGGGTATATCTGGGAGCACGCGGGCTGGCTGCCGATGTTGGCTGTGCTGGCGGCTTTGTTTGTCGCTGCGGGAGTCAGTGCACGCAAGTTGTAA
- a CDS encoding outer membrane beta-barrel protein — protein sequence MNRTLSKLALATSLTFAAAAANAGDNFVGLTWGQTDNNIQKSSALNSNLNSPKLDKVINDTGTWGVRAGQVSETNRYYMTYENVSDSDSGNKLRQQNLLGSYDVFLPIGDYSTKLFGGATAGLVKLEQESKGFKRDSDIGFALGLQAGILQDINQNASIEAGYRYLRTNASTEMAPHGAGKVGSLDLHSSGQLYLGANYKF from the coding sequence ATGAACCGCACTCTTAGCAAACTGGCCCTGGCAACTTCCCTGACCTTCGCTGCGGCTGCGGCCAATGCCGGCGACAACTTTGTTGGCCTGACCTGGGGGCAGACCGACAACAACATCCAGAAATCCAGCGCGCTCAACAGCAACCTGAACAGCCCCAAGCTCGACAAAGTAATCAACGACACTGGCACCTGGGGCGTGCGTGCCGGTCAGGTCAGCGAGACAAACCGTTACTACATGACCTATGAGAATGTCTCGGACAGCGATAGCGGCAACAAGCTACGTCAGCAGAACCTGCTGGGTAGCTACGATGTGTTCCTGCCCATCGGCGACTACAGCACCAAACTGTTCGGTGGTGCCACCGCCGGCCTGGTCAAGCTGGAGCAGGAGAGCAAAGGCTTCAAGCGTGACAGCGATATCGGCTTTGCCCTCGGCCTGCAGGCTGGCATTCTGCAAGACATCAACCAAAATGCCTCGATTGAAGCCGGCTACCGCTACCTGCGCACCAATGCCAGCACGGAAATGGCGCCACACGGCGCAGGCAAGGTCGGCTCATTGGACCTGCACAGCAGTGGCCAGCTGTACCTGGGCGCCAACTACAAGTTCTAA
- a CDS encoding response regulator, with protein sequence MKLLVVEDEALLRHHLYSRLGEQGHVVDAVANAEEALYRAAEYNHDLAVIDLGLPGMSGLDLIRQLRSQDKSFPILILTARGNWQDKVEGLAAGADDYVVKPFQFEELEARLNALLRRASGFTQASIAAGPLLLDLNRKQALLDGEALQLTAYEYRILEYLMRHQQQVVAKERLIEQLYPDDEERDPNVIEVLVGRLRRKLEGQLDFKPIETVRGQGYLFTERCR encoded by the coding sequence ATGAAACTGTTGGTCGTGGAAGATGAAGCGCTGCTGCGTCACCATCTCTATAGCCGGTTGGGTGAGCAGGGCCATGTGGTCGATGCCGTGGCCAATGCCGAAGAAGCGCTGTACCGCGCTGCGGAATACAACCATGACCTGGCGGTGATCGATCTCGGCCTGCCAGGTATGAGCGGGCTGGACCTGATTCGCCAGTTGCGCAGTCAGGACAAAAGCTTCCCTATTTTGATACTCACCGCCCGTGGCAACTGGCAGGACAAGGTCGAAGGCCTGGCCGCCGGTGCCGATGATTACGTGGTCAAACCCTTTCAATTTGAAGAGCTGGAAGCGCGCCTGAACGCTTTGCTGCGCCGCGCTTCGGGCTTTACCCAGGCGAGTATTGCCGCCGGGCCGCTGCTGCTCGACCTCAACCGCAAACAGGCGCTGCTCGATGGCGAAGCCCTGCAACTGACAGCCTACGAGTACCGCATTCTTGAATACCTGATGCGCCACCAGCAGCAGGTGGTGGCCAAGGAGCGATTGATCGAGCAGCTCTACCCGGATGACGAAGAGCGCGATCCCAACGTGATCGAAGTATTGGTCGGCCGCCTGCGTCGCAAACTTGAAGGTCAGCTGGATTTCAAGCCTATCGAAACCGTGCGCGGCCAAGGCTACCTGTTTACCGAGCGCTGCCGATGA
- a CDS encoding ATP-binding protein — MSEAELSKPAARRRGESLRLRLMLGTAVLAVLFMLALLPVLRGAFVIALEQSIEKRLASDAAGLVSAARNEQGRLSMPDKLPAEEFDTLEAKLLGFIYDRQGTLVWQSRSSLDESVSYRPRYDGRGHEFVRITDAQGHEFFVYDVEIDLLRGQSAAFSVVTMQPASDYQAMYDGFMGQLYLWLGGALLVLLGLLWFGLTWGFRSLRGLSAELDQVEAGTRAGLSEEHPRELLRLTGSLNRLLESERQQRERYRHSLDDLAHSLKTPLAVLQSVAEVIDKQPQNREQSQVLQQQIERMSQQIGYQLQRASLRKSGLIRHSTHLAPLLDTLCGALDKVYRDKQVQMLRDFASEQHLPMERGALLELLGNLLENAYRLCLGQVRVSVRQQGDRLELCVEDDGPGVPADQRERILRRGERLDAQHPGQGIGTAVVKDIIESYDGELLLEDSALGGASFRVRFSD; from the coding sequence ATGAGCGAGGCCGAGTTGAGCAAACCGGCCGCCCGCCGTCGCGGTGAGTCCCTGCGTCTGCGTCTGATGCTCGGCACGGCGGTGCTGGCCGTGCTGTTTATGCTGGCGCTGCTGCCGGTCTTGCGCGGCGCCTTTGTGATTGCCCTGGAGCAGTCCATCGAAAAACGTCTGGCTTCGGACGCTGCCGGGCTGGTTTCTGCCGCGCGTAACGAGCAGGGCCGATTGAGCATGCCCGACAAACTGCCGGCTGAGGAATTCGACACGCTGGAGGCCAAGCTGTTGGGCTTTATCTACGACCGCCAGGGCACGCTGGTCTGGCAGTCGCGCTCCTCGCTGGATGAAAGCGTTAGCTACCGCCCGCGCTATGACGGCCGTGGTCACGAGTTTGTGCGCATCACCGATGCTCAAGGCCACGAGTTCTTTGTCTACGACGTGGAGATCGATCTGCTGCGTGGACAGAGCGCCGCCTTCAGCGTGGTGACCATGCAGCCGGCCAGTGATTACCAGGCCATGTACGACGGCTTTATGGGCCAGCTCTACCTCTGGCTCGGTGGCGCGCTGCTGGTGTTGCTTGGGTTGCTGTGGTTCGGTCTGACCTGGGGCTTTCGCAGCCTGCGCGGGCTTAGCGCCGAATTGGATCAAGTAGAGGCTGGCACCCGTGCCGGCTTGAGCGAAGAACACCCGCGTGAGCTGCTGCGCCTGACCGGCTCACTCAACCGCCTGCTGGAAAGTGAACGCCAGCAACGTGAACGCTACCGGCATTCTCTGGATGACCTGGCCCACAGCTTGAAAACCCCCTTGGCCGTGCTGCAAAGCGTGGCGGAAGTGATCGATAAACAGCCACAGAACCGCGAACAGTCGCAGGTACTGCAACAGCAGATTGAACGCATGAGCCAGCAAATCGGCTATCAACTGCAGCGCGCCAGCCTGCGCAAAAGCGGCTTGATCCGCCACAGCACACACTTGGCGCCTTTACTCGATACGCTCTGCGGTGCACTGGATAAGGTCTACCGCGACAAGCAGGTCCAGATGCTGCGCGATTTTGCCAGCGAGCAGCACCTGCCTATGGAACGCGGCGCGTTGTTGGAGTTGCTCGGCAACCTGCTGGAAAACGCCTACCGCCTGTGCCTTGGCCAGGTGCGTGTGAGCGTGCGCCAGCAGGGCGACAGGCTTGAACTCTGCGTCGAAGACGACGGCCCAGGCGTGCCGGCTGATCAGCGTGAGCGCATCCTGCGCCGTGGCGAGCGTCTGGATGCTCAGCACCCGGGGCAAGGCATCGGCACCGCAGTAGTTAAAGACATCATCGAAAGCTACGACGGAGAGTTACTGCTGGAGGATTCGGCGTTGGGCGGCGCGAGCTTTCGTGTACGGTTTAGCGACTGA
- a CDS encoding GGDEF domain-containing protein: MPSQAESAVAQHHVAAVNRLATGFALRRFVPEIEAEYRDFSYRSYRQTRRVAICLLLASFLAFFAFDLLLLYSVGTNPITLPVMLVRLCALLIIVFAAYRVLKSPDVATGYRWIPIGLGCLSLGMLLVTLIYHQGLEQMQLPYGLEGMMLIQMVIFVPIGYSYRNSLYLGIATLLCTGLALQLTTSVEPRVQYLVSLTYLVVATIAAATAGYCQEHSMRVLFLTKRDLRTMADTDGLTQLYNRRSFDLLLQRALQEAQREQTRIALIMLDLDHFKAYNDYYGHPAGDLALQRTAGVLASHPRRDLDFAARLGGEEFALVLRHPDSAYLASTCESIRRKICEELAIEHLKNPAQVMTASLGASFSNASDTTASLYQRADLALYRAKASGRNRVEID; encoded by the coding sequence ATGCCGTCTCAAGCTGAATCAGCCGTTGCCCAGCACCACGTCGCCGCTGTAAATCGGTTAGCAACAGGTTTTGCCTTACGCCGCTTCGTGCCTGAAATTGAGGCCGAATACCGTGATTTCTCTTATCGCAGCTACCGGCAAACCCGGCGCGTGGCTATCTGCTTACTGCTTGCCAGTTTTTTGGCCTTCTTCGCCTTTGATCTGCTGTTGCTCTACAGCGTTGGCACCAACCCGATAACCCTGCCGGTCATGCTGGTGCGTCTGTGTGCGTTGCTGATTATTGTGTTTGCTGCCTATCGGGTATTGAAGTCTCCAGATGTTGCCACTGGCTATCGCTGGATACCTATCGGCCTTGGCTGTCTTAGCTTGGGTATGCTGCTGGTGACGCTGATATATCACCAGGGCCTAGAGCAGATGCAGCTGCCCTATGGCCTAGAGGGCATGATGCTGATCCAAATGGTGATCTTCGTACCCATCGGCTACAGCTACCGCAACAGCCTCTACCTGGGCATCGCTACGCTGTTATGTACCGGCCTGGCATTACAGTTGACCACTTCGGTCGAGCCACGCGTCCAGTACTTGGTTTCGCTGACCTACCTGGTGGTGGCAACCATTGCAGCCGCAACGGCCGGTTACTGCCAAGAGCACTCAATGCGCGTGCTGTTTCTAACCAAACGCGATCTGCGAACCATGGCCGATACCGACGGCCTGACCCAGCTCTACAACCGCCGTAGTTTTGATCTGTTGCTACAGCGTGCATTACAGGAGGCCCAGCGTGAGCAAACGCGCATCGCGTTGATCATGCTCGACCTCGACCACTTCAAGGCTTACAACGATTACTACGGTCATCCAGCCGGCGATCTTGCCTTGCAGCGCACTGCTGGCGTGCTGGCCAGCCATCCGCGCCGCGACCTAGACTTTGCCGCGCGTCTGGGTGGTGAGGAATTCGCCCTGGTGCTGCGCCACCCTGACAGCGCCTACCTGGCCAGTACCTGTGAAAGCATCCGCCGGAAAATCTGCGAAGAACTGGCGATTGAGCACCTGAAGAACCCCGCGCAGGTCATGACCGCCAGTCTGGGTGCGAGCTTCAGCAACGCCAGTGATACAACCGCCAGTCTGTATCAGCGAGCGGATCTGGCGCTGTATCGGGCCAAGGCTAGTGGCCGTAATCGTGTGGAAATCGATTAA
- a CDS encoding TonB C-terminal domain-containing protein — protein MKLCVIALIISYSLLSGCNSTETVINTNQNELAVSTPVQVQEISPQNSFPAEPAESKKQRALRELLSEDFTYQQTHTLNTNNPEDLFTLYTTKIFNKFTIPKDIKPEAHLILDVQMSADGKISSIEIAQTSGEYQFDNSAILAIRSIGIFSEVKNLSEADYNKYFKFHKIKFSQLIQSGN, from the coding sequence ATGAAACTATGCGTAATCGCTCTAATTATTTCTTACTCATTGCTGTCAGGCTGCAATTCCACAGAAACAGTTATAAATACCAATCAGAATGAACTAGCAGTTAGTACGCCTGTTCAAGTACAGGAGATTTCGCCTCAGAACTCATTTCCAGCTGAACCGGCAGAGTCGAAGAAGCAACGTGCCCTTAGAGAGCTTTTATCCGAGGACTTCACCTATCAGCAAACGCATACTTTAAATACTAACAACCCAGAAGACTTGTTTACACTCTATACAACCAAAATATTTAACAAATTTACAATACCCAAAGACATAAAGCCTGAAGCGCACCTTATCCTTGACGTTCAAATGAGCGCTGACGGTAAAATTTCATCAATTGAGATAGCCCAGACTAGCGGTGAATATCAATTCGATAACTCAGCAATTTTGGCAATACGTAGTATTGGCATATTCAGTGAAGTAAAAAACCTTAGCGAAGCTGACTATAATAAATATTTCAAATTTCATAAAATTAAATTTAGCCAACTTATACAATCGGGCAACTAA
- the rpsU gene encoding 30S ribosomal protein S21 yields the protein MSVHKTPKMPVTIKIENDESIDLALRKLSRKVKSEMDRRWYKRRFGYYEKPSTLKRKSKKMKKLTIQSGGTLWLKIGLKEQFSKNGGSAAGR from the coding sequence GTGTCAGTCCATAAAACGCCAAAAATGCCAGTGACAATAAAAATAGAGAACGACGAGTCAATTGATTTAGCGCTTAGAAAATTAAGCAGAAAAGTCAAAAGCGAAATGGATCGGCGCTGGTATAAGCGGCGTTTTGGTTACTATGAGAAGCCGTCCACGCTTAAGCGAAAGAGTAAGAAAATGAAGAAGCTTACAATCCAATCAGGCGGCACGTTATGGCTGAAAATTGGATTAAAAGAGCAATTTTCAAAAAATGGTGGTTCGGCCGCCGGTCGTTAG
- a CDS encoding AraC family transcriptional regulator has product MRERTIASHFVRAALRGAERQGHDCTPLLRQLSIQPALLDEPRARVAPEQFARLVQLLWESLDDEYLGFGRMRSKRGTFAMMCYAIIHCHSLEKALGRGALFYSLFPEAPAISIQREGDWARLSVDDSTLWDPDHFLVESLLVIWHRLGSWLIGQRIRLEEATFTYSQPAHASEYELLFPCTRRFTAGRTSLLFHARYLAMPLLQDERTLKQFLQHSPADLLARPDGGDSLISQIRRLLGRDCSNWPDLDAVAQQLHMSPQTLRRHLREEGSSFQELKDHLRRDLAIYHLGRDELAIQDIAEQLGFSEPSAFHRAFKKWTGLTPGAYRAQEG; this is encoded by the coding sequence ATGCGCGAACGCACCATCGCCAGCCACTTTGTCCGCGCGGCCTTACGCGGCGCCGAACGCCAGGGCCACGACTGCACACCGCTGCTGCGCCAGCTGAGCATCCAACCAGCGCTGCTCGACGAACCGCGCGCACGGGTCGCGCCCGAGCAATTCGCCCGCCTGGTGCAACTGCTGTGGGAAAGCCTCGACGACGAATACCTGGGTTTCGGCCGGATGCGCAGCAAACGCGGCACCTTCGCCATGATGTGCTACGCGATCATCCACTGCCATTCCCTGGAAAAAGCCCTGGGCCGTGGCGCTCTGTTCTACAGCCTGTTCCCCGAAGCCCCAGCCATCAGCATCCAGCGTGAAGGCGACTGGGCGCGGCTAAGCGTGGACGACTCAACTCTGTGGGACCCTGACCACTTTCTGGTGGAAAGCCTGCTGGTGATCTGGCACCGCCTCGGCAGTTGGCTGATCGGCCAACGCATCCGCCTGGAAGAAGCCACCTTTACCTACAGCCAACCAGCGCATGCCAGCGAGTACGAACTGCTCTTCCCCTGCACCCGACGCTTTACCGCCGGGCGCACCAGCCTACTGTTCCACGCGCGCTACCTGGCCATGCCGCTGTTGCAGGATGAACGCACCCTCAAACAATTCCTCCAGCACTCCCCCGCCGACCTGCTGGCCCGCCCGGATGGCGGCGACAGCCTGATCAGCCAAATCCGCCGCCTGCTTGGCCGCGACTGCAGCAATTGGCCGGACCTGGATGCCGTCGCCCAACAACTGCACATGAGCCCACAAACATTGCGCCGGCACTTACGCGAGGAAGGCTCAAGCTTTCAGGAGCTCAAAGATCATCTGCGCCGCGACCTGGCGATTTATCACCTGGGGCGCGATGAGCTGGCGATTCAGGATATTGCCGAACAGCTGGGCTTTTCCGAGCCATCGGCGTTTCATCGGGCGTTTAAGAAATGGACGGGATTAACGCCTGGGGCTTATAGAGCGCAGGAAGGGTGA
- a CDS encoding acyl-CoA dehydrogenase family protein, translating into MQRLIFDTEHTMFRDAFAAFLKKEVVPYQDEWEAAGVVSREVWKKAGDMGFLLPWADEEYGGAGLKDFRYEQIMCEELAKINEPGFMIPLHSALCGPYIAEYGNAEQKARFMPGIISGELILAVAMTEPSAGSDLAGMRTNAVDKGDHYLLNGSKVFISNGLLADVVIVAAKTDPNNKHAMGLFLVERGMEGFERGKNLEKLGMKSQDTAELFFNNVKVPKANLLGDAKGGFFYLMNMLAQERLTNACGAVAGAEAALQTTIEYVKERKAFDRPISHFQNTRFKLAEMRTQIDVAQVFVDRCVTDHNEKKLTPEVAAEAKLFTTELLCKVVDEGVQLHGGWGYMWEYPICKMYANARIQRIFAGTSEIMKEIISRGMKL; encoded by the coding sequence ATGCAGCGCCTTATTTTCGATACCGAACACACTATGTTCCGCGACGCTTTTGCCGCCTTTCTGAAAAAGGAAGTGGTGCCTTATCAGGATGAATGGGAAGCGGCGGGCGTAGTCAGCCGCGAGGTGTGGAAGAAGGCTGGTGATATGGGCTTTCTGCTGCCCTGGGCGGATGAGGAATACGGCGGTGCCGGGCTCAAGGACTTCCGCTATGAGCAGATCATGTGCGAGGAACTGGCCAAGATTAACGAGCCAGGCTTCATGATCCCGCTGCATTCGGCATTGTGCGGCCCCTACATCGCCGAGTACGGCAATGCCGAGCAGAAAGCGCGCTTTATGCCGGGCATCATCAGTGGCGAACTGATCCTCGCAGTGGCGATGACCGAGCCGAGCGCCGGTTCCGACCTGGCCGGTATGCGCACCAACGCGGTGGACAAGGGTGACCACTACCTGCTTAACGGCTCCAAGGTGTTTATCTCCAACGGCTTATTGGCCGATGTGGTGATCGTGGCGGCCAAGACTGATCCGAACAACAAGCACGCCATGGGCCTGTTCCTGGTCGAGCGCGGCATGGAGGGTTTCGAGCGCGGCAAGAACCTGGAAAAACTCGGCATGAAGAGCCAGGACACCGCCGAGCTGTTCTTCAACAACGTCAAGGTGCCCAAGGCCAACCTGCTGGGTGACGCCAAGGGCGGCTTCTTCTACCTGATGAACATGCTTGCCCAGGAGCGTCTGACCAATGCCTGCGGCGCGGTGGCAGGTGCTGAAGCTGCGCTGCAGACCACCATTGAGTACGTGAAGGAGCGCAAAGCCTTCGACCGGCCGATTTCGCACTTCCAGAACACCCGTTTCAAGCTGGCCGAAATGCGCACGCAGATCGACGTGGCGCAGGTGTTTGTCGACCGCTGTGTAACCGACCACAACGAGAAGAAACTCACCCCGGAAGTAGCCGCCGAGGCCAAGCTGTTCACCACTGAACTGCTGTGCAAGGTGGTCGACGAAGGTGTGCAACTGCACGGCGGCTGGGGTTATATGTGGGAATACCCAATCTGCAAGATGTACGCGAACGCGCGCATCCAGCGCATCTTCGCCGGCACCTCGGAGATCATGAAAGAGATCATCAGTCGTGGCATGAAGCTCTGA
- a CDS encoding amidohydrolase family protein — protein MSTTATTIDAWAQPASGRTRELMPEVARSFEKSGSGHLLDQRLTPEQTVAEMDKAGVDKLMLAAWCRPEHWVCTNDEVAEFTRAFPERFVGVATVDLSKPVAAVRELERAVNELGCKALRIVPWLWKLPPNHRLYYPLYVKCIELDIPFCTQVGHTGPLMPSETGRPVPYLDEVALDFPELRIVAGHIGHPWTDEMIGVAWKHDNVYIDTSAYLPRYYPAQLLQFMQSYGADKVLFGSNFPQLSLSRCMAQVKELGLSAEVEAKFLYGNARRVFKL, from the coding sequence ATGTCCACCACTGCCACGACCATCGACGCCTGGGCGCAACCCGCCAGCGGCCGCACTCGCGAGCTGATGCCTGAGGTCGCGAGATCGTTCGAGAAATCCGGCTCCGGCCATTTGCTTGATCAGCGCCTCACGCCTGAGCAGACGGTGGCCGAGATGGACAAGGCCGGCGTCGACAAACTGATGCTCGCCGCCTGGTGTCGGCCGGAGCACTGGGTGTGTACGAATGATGAGGTGGCTGAGTTTACTCGCGCCTTTCCCGAGCGCTTTGTCGGCGTGGCCACGGTTGATTTGAGCAAGCCCGTGGCTGCGGTGCGCGAGCTGGAGCGGGCAGTCAATGAGCTGGGCTGCAAGGCGCTGCGCATCGTGCCCTGGTTGTGGAAGCTGCCGCCCAACCATCGTCTGTACTACCCGCTGTACGTGAAATGCATCGAGCTGGATATTCCGTTCTGCACCCAGGTCGGCCACACCGGCCCGCTGATGCCCTCGGAAACCGGGCGGCCGGTGCCCTATCTGGATGAGGTGGCGCTGGACTTCCCCGAGCTGCGCATCGTTGCCGGGCATATCGGCCATCCCTGGACCGATGAGATGATCGGCGTGGCCTGGAAGCACGATAACGTCTATATCGATACATCGGCCTACCTGCCGCGCTACTACCCGGCGCAGTTGCTGCAATTTATGCAGAGCTATGGAGCGGACAAGGTGTTGTTTGGCAGTAACTTCCCGCAGCTGTCGCTCAGTCGCTGTATGGCCCAGGTCAAGGAGCTTGGCTTGAGCGCGGAGGTTGAGGCCAAGTTTTTGTACGGCAATGCGCGGCGGGTATTCAAGCTCTAA